The following are encoded together in the Penicillium digitatum chromosome 3, complete sequence genome:
- a CDS encoding Pentatricopeptide repeat protein, whose product MTFRFPGSLVNRALRSRLLTAQQYRANIASQRLPQTWIVSSDHRRYTSSYSSSHSRSFDRDSDARRIGHVGDKHFKNRQRNRREVQDVRSRDDHDILMAIASGSFTGRYNSERETADSDALDPEAAETEDLEKDPYDYEDGESEVQENGLPGDQASKERDLEADVEADSADGEAPENDSYRGPIREMPKLTPKIINEELKWLNDPRKMADRVARILHSGNPALAAALVRAGTKQGLRCDVAWNHLLQYCMDQNHPQAAFKFYNDMKKRGRRPTPRTYTIMLKGFSSAPRSLGVAKTAASVYRSIGSPNSGVKLDIIHTNAMLTVCHRHWDMDRLWKIAGELPEEGPGAPDATTYTIILNAVQFAARRDIEKMSPDEIEKILERKAQVITEGKRIWADVIWRWKNQTLKIDNELVNGMASLLLEGGSDIDCYNVMELYKQTMGVPILQKRPTENEKTTRRRITPEQSQALEVSEATRQSKMEDVPFVDENNRPIQSLEPVVELEQDLRDELEEVEEEEVEEEEEEDFAELFKPVVPQAEELSFLEPNSKELTLILNACFTMTQGSEGGQAYWKHMTLEDHDYRIDPDTFTYIQYFRLLRISRSSKISVKTMREQMVPSGQATGTAFHVALSVCRRDRRNHSVLQHANELIALMDKALILPDIRVLDGYLEMIQILSTNPSVLLHLRGLDTEDSKTSKPPRLHEMGRKLQAKLRLAAIAALRPYILQLHEAMENGKPELRTRWSALQNTLSDSVAGSAAVKIMSRVRLVVDDTLKLDYKSYVSKAERKALEADSKMLKKYSDKDVIATFKRKKVYPTIQQKEEARERIKKFQWEARNSRNQEGLDQQEDLSS is encoded by the exons ATGACATTCCGGTTTCCGGGGTCGCTCGTGAACAGAGCTTTGCGCAGCCGACTTCTTACCGCACAGCAATACCGTGCTAACATTGCTTCCCAACGACTACCACAGACATGGATTGTATCAAGTGATCACCGCCGATATACTTCTTCCTACTCCTCCTCCCACAGCCGGTCTTTCGACAGAGACAGCGATGCTCGCCGCATTGGACATGTTGGCGACAAACATTTTAAAAATCGGCAGAGGAATCGGCGGGAGGTTCAGGATGTCAGATCTAGGGATGATCATGACATTTTGATGGCCATTGCGTCTGGTTCGTTTACTGGGCGGTACAACAGTGAGCGTGAAACTGCTGATAGTGATGCCTTGGATCCCGAGGCTGCTGAAACCGAGGACTTGGAGAAAGATCCCTATGATTATGAGGATGGTGAAAGCGAGGTGCAGGAGAACGGTCTCCCTGGGGACCAAGCATCAAAAGAACGTGATTTGGAGGCTGATGTTGAGGCGGATTCTGCTGATGGCGAGGCCCCCGAGAACGACAGCTATCGTGGCCCGATTCGAGAAATGCCCAAACTCACACCCAAGATTATCAACGAGGAGTTGAAATGGTTGAACGACCCTCGGAAAATGGCGGATCGGGTCGCGCGCATTTTGCACAGTGGAAATCCTGCCCTAGCGGCGGCCTTGGTTCGTGCTGGAACAAAGCAGGGGTTGAGATGTGATGTTGCCTGGAATCATCTTCTGCAATATTGTATGGATCAAAATCACCCACAGGCTGCGTTTAAGTTCTATAATGAT ATGAAAAAGCGTGGCAGGAGACCAACTCCTAGAACATACACGATCATGCTGAAGGGCTTCAGCTCAGCCCCGAGGTCATTGGGTGTCGCCAAAACTGCCGCCTCTGTCTACCGCTCAATAGGTTCACCGAATTCTGGAGTCAAGCTCGATATCATACATACCAACGCTATGCTCACAGTCTGCCATCGTCATTGGGATATGGATCGACTGTGGAAAATTGCTGGTGAATTACCTGAAGAGGGGCCTGGTGCCCCGGATGCTACCACCTACACCATCATTCTGAATGCCGTCCAATTCGCAGCGCGCAGAGACATAGAGAAGATGTCTCCTGATGAGATTGAAAAGATTCTCGAACGCAAGGCACAGGTTATCACCGAGGGCAAGAGGATTTGGGCCGATGTCATCTGGCGGTGGAAGAACCAGACCTTGAAAATTGACAACGAACTTGTAAACGGCATGGCCAGCTTGCTTCTGGAAGGCGGCAGTGACATAGACTGTTACAATGTCATGGAATTGTACAAGCAAACCATGGGGGTCCCCATACTGCAAAAGCGACCCACCGAGAACGAGAAGACGACCCGCCGCAGGATCACCCCCGAGCAAAGTCAAGCACTTGAAGTCTCAGAGGCTACACGGCAATCAAAGATGGAAGACGTTCCGTTTGTAGACGAAAATAATCGACCAATCCAAAGTTTGGAACCGGTCGTGGAACTTGAGCAAGACCTGAGAGATGAAttggaagaagtggaagaggaagaagtggaagaggaggaagaggaagactTTGCAGAACTCTTCAAACCTGTCGTTCCTCAGGCGGAGGAGCTATCATTCCTCGAACCCAACAGCAAGGAACTGACTCTTATCCTGAATGCTTGTTTCACCATGACCCAAGGATCCGAGGGTGGACAGGCTTACTGGAAACATATGACTTTGGAAGACCACGATTACCGCATTGACCCCGACACCTTTACCTACATCCAATATTTCCGCCTCCTCCGCATCTCTCGCTCCAGCAAAATCAGCGTCAAAACCATGCGTGAGCAGATGGTTCCCTCCGGTCAAGCAACCGGAACAGCATTCCATGTCGCTCTCAGTGTCTGCCGCCGGGATCGCCGCAACCACTCAGTTCTCCAGCACGCAAACGAATTGATCGCTTTGATGGACAAAGCATTGATTTTACCAGACATTCGCGTCCTAGACGGCTATCTGGAAAtgattcaaattctttcaaCCAACCCGTCCGTCCTTCTGCACCTCAGAGGACTCGACACAGAAGACTCTAAAACCTCCAAACCCCCTAGACTGCATGAGATGGGCAGGAAACTACAAGCCAAGCTGCGACTAGCTGCTATCGCCGCTTTACGGCCATATATCCTCCAGCTGCACGAGGCAATGGAGAACGGCAAGCCCGAGTTGAGGACTCGCTGGAGTGCCCTCCAGAACACACTTTCGGATTCTGTCGCTGGTTCGGCGGCTGTCAAGATCATGTCGCGGGTTCGTCTGGTGGTTGACGACACTCTCAAGCTTGACTATAAATCTTACGTTTCAAAGGCCGAGCGcaaggcccttgaagctgacTCGAAGATGCTGAAGAAGTATTCTGACAAGGATGTTATTGCGACCTTCAAAAGGAAGAAGGTATACCCAACGATTCAGCAGAAGGAGGAAGCCCGGGAACGCATCAAAAAGTTCCAGTGGGAGGCTCGGAACTCTCGCAATCAAGAAGGTCTAGATCAGCAAGAGGACTTATCCTCTTGA